The following coding sequences are from one Nicotiana tomentosiformis chromosome 3, ASM39032v3, whole genome shotgun sequence window:
- the LOC138908630 gene encoding uncharacterized protein has protein sequence MPNSGKGQNSKWSSGPPQSRMQTSTSSPLVAYNTGQGGQFRPIQSDHCIAQQAQSSMGSRQRQSSTSRGPRVPCYGCGLMGHIRKFCPNGQQGLIAYPSPSMATTSVAPPPPRGNGAHSGCNAGKVPQIATTSQGTHPRFYAMPTRPTVEASDVVVTGILTVCTLDAFAFMDPGSTFSYVTPYFALVLG, from the coding sequence ATGCCTAATTCGGGCAAGGGGCAGAATAGCAAATGGTCATCTGGCCCACCGCAATCTAGGATGCAGACATCTACCAGTAGCCCTCTAGTGGCATACAACACCGGGCAGGGAGGCCAGTTTAGGCCCATTCAGAGTGACCACTGTATTGCACAACAGGCTCAGAGTAGTATGGGTTCTCGTCAGCGTCAGTCTAGTACTAGCAGGGGACCCCGTGTTCCGTGCTATGGTTGTGGGTTGATGGGTCATATCCGAAAGTTTTGCCCTAATGGCCAACAGGGTTTGATAGCTTATCCATCACCGTCTATGGCTACTACTTCGGTTGCACCGCCCCCACCTAGGGGTAATGGGGCACATAGTGGGTGCAATGCAGGAAAGGTGCCGCAGATAGCTACTACTTCCCAGGGGACTCATCCTCGTTTCTATGCCATGCCAACTCGCCCTACTGTGGAGGCTTCAGATGTTGTCGTCACAGGTATACTTACTGTTTGTACTCTAGATGCTTTTGCATTTATGGACCCTGGATCTACTTTTTCATATGTTACTCCGTACTTTGCTTTGGTTTTGGGATAG